Genomic window (Brevibacterium paucivorans):
TGACCTTCTGAGCCAGCTTCGACTTGCGGTTAGCAGCGTTCCGCTTGTGCAGGACACCCTTGGAAACTGCCTTGTCCAGCTTGCGGGTAGCAGCAGCGAAAGCAGCCTGTGCTTCTTCAGCGTTTCCGGCTTCGATCTGTTCGCGGACCTTGCGGATCGCGGACTTCACTTCCGAACGCACTGCTACGTTGCGCAAACGAGCCTTTTCGTTGGTGCGGTTGCGCTTGATCTGAGACTTAATGTTTGCCAATTCAACACTCTTCTGTCGAAACGTTCATGGTCGTGAGGGCTC
Coding sequences:
- the rpsT gene encoding 30S ribosomal protein S20, translating into MANIKSQIKRNRTNEKARLRNVAVRSEVKSAIRKVREQIEAGNAEEAQAAFAAATRKLDKAVSKGVLHKRNAANRKSKLAQKVNAL